The following nucleotide sequence is from Peptococcus niger.
GCTTTGAAGCGGCCGGGCTACAGTGGCAGACTTGCCCGGTCAAGCACCGGGTCCCCTGCCTGGCCTACAGCGCCTACTTGCCCCGGATCGGTCGCTTTGATGCGCAGCGGGCAAAAGCACTGGGCATCCCGGTGACCTATTGGTCTCGGCTACAAAATGGTGAGGAAGTGGTGGTTGACGGACAAAGCTTTCAGCCATCGGATGTGCTTGGGCCGGAACGGCGTGGCTTACGGGTCACTTACGCAACGGATTGCCGGCCATCGGACCAATTGACAGACTTGGCTCGAGGCAGCGATCTTTTGATTGCGGAAGGCCTGTATGGCGACCCTGCCAAGCAAGCCGATGCCAAAAGTAAAGGTCATATGGTCTTTCACGAAGCGGCCCACTTAGCCAAAGCTGCTGGTGTAGATGACCTGTGGTTGACCCATTACAGCCCGGCCATGCTTGATCCGAAGGAATTTTTACCGGCAACACGCAATATTTTTCCGCAAACACAAGTGGGCTTTGATCGAAAAATGACGACATTGCGCTTTAAAGAAGAGGTATAAAGGAGGCCCCCATGCGATTTCTTATGAAAAATCGGAGCAAGCCGGCATTTACCTTGATTGAGCTGTTGGTGGTTCTGTCCATTATTGCTATCTTGGCGGTGCTTTTAGTGCCCCGCCTTATGAATTACACAGCCCAGGCGCGAGAAGCGGCCGCCCTGCAAAATGCACAAGCGGTGGTCACAGCTGTAGAGCTTTACAGTATGGATGACAAAAATGCAAGCACTGCTTTAAACGGTGGTACCCTTACCCAAGCCCAATTGCAGCCCTATTTAAAAATGCCGCAGGGGGCGGATGTTAA
It contains:
- a CDS encoding type II secretion system protein, coding for MRFLMKNRSKPAFTLIELLVVLSIIAILAVLLVPRLMNYTAQAREAAALQNAQAVVTAVELYSMDDKNASTALNGGTLTQAQLQPYLKMPQGADVNFGEVTLLPGGDVQGTVTTKNISVDLATMKVVGKSD
- a CDS encoding ribonuclease Z gives rise to the protein MIDVCLLGTGGMLPLPKRFLTALLVRVEGRSVLIDCGEATQVTLHRTNFSPVTIDHILFTHFHGDHCSGLPGLLMTIANSGRTAPLHLWGLPGLEKVVRGLTVICEYLPFKLVLHELPADQGEGFEAAGLQWQTCPVKHRVPCLAYSAYLPRIGRFDAQRAKALGIPVTYWSRLQNGEEVVVDGQSFQPSDVLGPERRGLRVTYATDCRPSDQLTDLARGSDLLIAEGLYGDPAKQADAKSKGHMVFHEAAHLAKAAGVDDLWLTHYSPAMLDPKEFLPATRNIFPQTQVGFDRKMTTLRFKEEV